The following are encoded in a window of Aerococcus sanguinicola genomic DNA:
- the guaA gene encoding glutamine-hydrolyzing GMP synthase, protein MKAVEKIIVLDYGSQYNQLITRRIREFGVYSELLSHRLSAEEIQAEGNVKGIILSGGPNSVYADGAFDVDAGIFDLGIPILGICYGMQLITQKLGGRVEASDKREYGQQEMTIKKTDSKIFAGLEEEEQVLMSHGDRIAEIPEGFEITGVAPHSPAAAFENEAEQIYGFQFHPEVRASVNGNQMLRNFVFNICGASGDWSMEDFIQIKTAEIQELVGDRKVLLGLSGGVDSSVVGVLLQRAIGDQLVCIFVDHGLLRKGEADQVMETLGGKFGLNIIKADAADRFLGKLAGVEDPERKRKIIGNEFIEVFNDEATKLNGVDFLAQGTLYTDVIESGTETAQTIKSHHNVGGLPEDMSFELIEPLNTLFKDEVRALGTALGMPDPIVWRQPFPGPGLAIRVIGEVTEEKLHIVRESDAILREEIAKNGLERDVWQYFTVLPGFKSVGVMGDQRTYEYTIGIRAITSIDGMTAEWSRLPHELLDTISRRIVNEVSGINRVVYDITSKPPSTIEWE, encoded by the coding sequence ATGAAAGCTGTAGAAAAAATTATTGTGCTCGACTACGGCAGTCAGTACAATCAGTTAATTACCCGTCGCATCCGTGAGTTTGGTGTGTATTCAGAACTACTATCCCATCGCTTGTCGGCAGAAGAGATCCAAGCAGAAGGTAATGTCAAAGGGATTATCTTATCTGGAGGCCCTAATTCTGTCTATGCTGATGGCGCCTTTGATGTCGATGCTGGCATCTTTGACTTAGGTATTCCTATCCTCGGTATTTGTTACGGCATGCAATTGATCACCCAAAAACTGGGTGGCCGAGTTGAAGCTTCCGATAAGCGGGAATACGGCCAACAAGAAATGACCATCAAGAAAACAGATTCTAAAATCTTTGCTGGTTTAGAAGAGGAAGAGCAAGTATTGATGAGCCATGGGGACCGGATTGCTGAAATTCCTGAAGGCTTTGAAATTACTGGGGTTGCTCCCCATAGCCCAGCCGCTGCTTTTGAGAATGAAGCGGAACAGATTTACGGTTTCCAATTCCACCCAGAGGTTCGCGCTTCTGTAAACGGTAACCAAATGTTACGTAACTTTGTCTTCAATATCTGCGGTGCTTCAGGGGATTGGTCTATGGAAGACTTTATTCAAATCAAGACAGCAGAAATTCAAGAACTTGTGGGCGATCGCAAGGTGCTCTTGGGACTTTCTGGCGGTGTGGATTCATCCGTAGTGGGTGTGCTTCTCCAACGGGCTATTGGCGACCAGCTTGTCTGCATCTTTGTGGACCATGGGCTCTTGCGTAAGGGTGAAGCTGACCAAGTGATGGAAACTTTAGGTGGCAAATTTGGCTTAAACATCATTAAAGCGGATGCTGCAGACCGCTTCCTTGGCAAATTAGCTGGAGTTGAAGACCCTGAAAGAAAACGTAAGATTATCGGTAATGAATTTATTGAAGTTTTTAATGACGAAGCGACCAAACTAAATGGAGTAGACTTCCTTGCCCAAGGGACCCTCTATACCGATGTCATTGAATCAGGGACAGAAACTGCTCAAACGATTAAATCCCACCATAATGTTGGCGGTCTGCCAGAAGACATGAGCTTTGAATTAATTGAGCCGCTGAATACCCTCTTCAAGGATGAAGTCCGTGCTTTAGGAACAGCCTTAGGTATGCCAGATCCAATTGTTTGGCGCCAACCCTTCCCAGGTCCTGGTCTAGCCATCCGTGTAATCGGAGAAGTTACGGAAGAAAAATTACACATTGTGCGTGAATCCGATGCTATCCTGCGCGAAGAAATTGCTAAGAATGGTTTGGAACGCGATGTTTGGCAATACTTTACGGTACTGCCAGGCTTCAAATCCGTCGGCGTCATGGGCGATCAGCGAACTTATGAATATACGATTGGTATCCGAGCCATCACATCTATTGATGGGATGACAGCCGAATGGTCCCGCTTACCGCATGAGCTCTTAGATACCATTAGCCGCCGGATTGTCAATGAAGTCTCTGGGATCAACCGCGTCGTCTATGACATCACCAGTAAGCCACCATCGACCATTGAGTGGGAATAA